The Vulpes vulpes isolate BD-2025 chromosome 8, VulVul3, whole genome shotgun sequence genome has a window encoding:
- the CMPK2 gene encoding UMP-CMP kinase 2, mitochondrial, with translation MEPPRRLALELPGCALAHFAVGGPDPGLRPEPRAAALLGPGGRGYLLCAGRAPGGDCAARVRAARGLQRLLLGLRGGPLRGCRLRPLLCYGPGGADPVQRGFLLLDPGHGPGTRRALCALLGEAPGGPRLGELVGDARRQVWQRLWEPRGGEGWRQVGPCARVVSVPEPALHPVLPDLPSSAVFPHRRAARAVLEACVPFIPEAQAVLDLVDQCPEQVQKGKFPVIVIEGLDATGKTTVTQSVSDSLKAALLKSPPACISQWRKIFDDEPTIIRRAFYSLGNYIVASEIAKESTKSPVIVDRYWHSTATYAIATEVTGGLQHLPPAHHSIYQWPRDLLKPDLVLLLTVSPEERMRRIQGRGMERTREETELEANSIFRQKVEMSYQRMENPGCLVVDASPSREEVLQMVLSIIQNNCN, from the exons ATGGAGCCGCCGCGCCGCTTGGCGCTGGAGCTGCCGGGCTGCGCGCTGGCCCACTTCGCGGTGGGCGGCCCCGACCCCGGCCTGCGCCCCGAGCCCCGCGCGGCCGCGCTCCTGGGCCCCGGAGGCCGCGGCTACCTGCTGTgcgcggggcgggcgccgggCGGGGACTGCGCGGCCCGGGTGCGCGCGGCGCGGGGGCTCCAGCGGCTGCTGCTCGGGCTGCGCGGGGGCCCCCTGCGGGGCTGCCGGCTGCGCCCGCTGCTGTGCTACGGCCCCGGCGGCGCGGACCCTGTGCAGCGCGGCTTCCTGCTGCTCGACCCCGGCCACGGCCCCGGCACGCGGCGCGCGCTCTGCGCCCTGCTGGGCGAGGCCCCGGGGGGCCCGCGGCTCGGCGAGCTGGTGGGCGACGCGCGCCGGCAGGTGTGGCAGCGCCTGTGGGAGCCGCGCGGCGGCGAGGGGTGGCGGCAGGTGGGCCCCTGCGCGCGCGTCGTGTCGGTGCCCGAGCCCGCCCTGCACCCGGTGCTGCCCGACCTGCCCAGCTCCGCCGTCTTCCCGCACCGCCGGGCCGCCCGCGCCGTTTTGGAGGCG TGTGTCCCCTTCATTCCTGAAGCTCAAGCAGTGCTCGACCTGGTTGACCAGTGCCCGGAGCAGGTCCAGAAGGGGAAGTTCCCGGTCATTGTCATCGAAGGACTGGATGCCACTG GTAAAACCACTGTGACCCAGTCCGTTTCAGACTCCCTCAAGGCTGCCCTCTTAAAGTCGCCGCCCGCTTGCATTAGCCAGTGGAGGAAGATCTTTGACGATGAACCAACTATTATTAGAAGAGCTTTTTACTCTTTGGGCAATTATATTGTAGCTTCTGAAATAGCTAAAGAATCTACCAAATCTCCCGTGATTGTAGACAG GTACTGGCACAGCACAGCCACCTACGCCATCGCCACCGAGGTGACGGGGGGGCTCCAGCACCTGCCCCCGGCCCATCATTCTATATACCAGTGGCCCAGGGACCTGCTCAAACCCGACCTGGTTCTGCTGCTCACAGTGAGTCCCGAGGAGAGGATGCGTAGGATTCAGGGCCGGGGCATGGAGAGGACCAGAGAAGAAACTGAACTGGAGGCCAACAGCATCTTCCGTCAGAA GGTAGAAATGTCCTATCAGCGGATGGAGAACCCTGGTTGCCTCGTGGTGGATGCCAGCCCCTCCAGAGAGGAAGTCCTCCAGATGGTTTTAAGCATAATCCAAAATAATTGTAATTAA